The following are encoded in a window of Candidatus Dormiibacterota bacterium genomic DNA:
- a CDS encoding efflux RND transporter permease subunit, with protein MWLTRFAISRWVITTVIFATLAIFGVVSFMLLGRSSNPPNTEFPVVAVVASYPGASPQDMERMVIKPIEDQMNGIEHLDQLSATAQEGTAVVVVQFTVGTNLDLASVDVQRRVDTARVYMPSDMNPPTVTKAGQSEPPLLDLAVSSKSLTQPQIADLINTQVTPLIEQDPDVQSVDVYGAASREFHVEPDPTKLDGTNATLEDILNAVASNNLNVPGGIMTQPTREGTVAIHSYINQASDLLGIPLSPSTVLRYPVKALKLGDVANAYDSHVEMRNISSFNGQPRVYVGVNPTLDADQIKATQRLRALLTKIEAQFPQLHFNEIDAPADYTAKMLTGVGQSLIEGIVLTAIVMLLFLHAWRNAVVVFLAIPTSILSTFILMKLAGFHIDSMSMMGLSLIIGILVDDSIVVLENITRHRDMGEDATTAAINGRTEIGGAAVAITMVDVIVFLPIAFISGIVGAYLREYAIVVVTATLFSLLVSFTLTPLLAARWSVVKRSEATPRWLLALDDRRIDLVLLLLAAGMFAVGTFTGWFVLNAIGIFVFALLLLNAFVHRYDRIVSAYHTRFLPFALLHGPLVAFVCSVLLLNAFTLLAGGGFVTVAVDALLIGACAIAHGIGAYLRRSFPTPHLGAWYLAPLRFVRSLGTASKRVTLATFAIPIAAGLIMLPLGRVSFSPFPAQQTGEMAMTVTYPPGTPIATTNRYVTQLEEAIMRLDGVKSVSATVGRKQAGWSSFTGGNYAQLSAAMQDDRIKDTNATIAKIRRLAYLVPGGVLAVAGDSGNGGSDLQYSITGPDAAIGPAAEKIATFIRSLPGTVNVQTSAETGAPRLNVDVDRSKCEILGVNPSDVAQVARIAVDGAVATRVRTATGLVDVRVQFPLADRTTVAELRNVKVRTNDGSLIPIGDVASFTWTLAPTKIERLNRQRVVNVYGDLLPGYSLGQVEGPLQKELQMPGFLPVGVGLVSQGNSQLMDEAFFNMFIALVASFALVYVLMVILYGSFLEPLIVMFSVPLAIIGALMLLALMARLEPQQGQSLNIISVLGVIMLFGLVAKNGILLVDYSNTMRRRGLRVRDAVLQAASVRFRPIIMTTAAMIFGMLPLALGYAEGGEWRQAIGTVIIGGLLSSLVLTLFLVPMIYNTWMGALERRADRHALVAEMEPVRT; from the coding sequence GTGTGGTTAACCCGATTCGCAATCTCACGCTGGGTCATCACGACCGTGATTTTCGCCACGCTGGCGATCTTCGGGGTCGTGTCCTTCATGTTGCTCGGCCGCAGCTCGAACCCACCGAACACGGAGTTCCCGGTCGTCGCCGTCGTTGCCAGCTACCCCGGTGCGTCGCCACAAGACATGGAGCGCATGGTCATCAAGCCGATCGAGGATCAGATGAACGGCATCGAGCACCTCGACCAGCTGAGCGCCACGGCACAGGAAGGCACTGCGGTCGTCGTCGTGCAGTTCACCGTGGGAACGAACCTGGATCTCGCCTCCGTCGACGTGCAGCGCCGCGTCGACACGGCGCGCGTCTACATGCCCAGCGACATGAATCCGCCGACCGTCACGAAGGCGGGGCAGTCCGAGCCGCCGCTGCTCGACCTCGCCGTGAGCTCGAAATCTCTGACGCAGCCGCAAATCGCCGACCTCATCAACACGCAGGTAACGCCCCTCATCGAGCAAGACCCCGACGTCCAGTCGGTCGACGTCTACGGCGCGGCGAGTCGTGAGTTCCACGTCGAACCCGACCCGACGAAGCTGGACGGCACGAACGCGACGCTCGAAGATATCCTCAACGCGGTCGCGAGCAACAACCTGAACGTACCGGGCGGCATCATGACGCAGCCGACGCGCGAGGGCACGGTCGCGATTCATTCGTACATCAATCAAGCAAGCGACTTGCTCGGCATACCGCTCTCGCCGTCCACCGTGTTGCGCTACCCCGTGAAGGCACTCAAGCTTGGCGATGTCGCGAACGCGTACGATAGTCACGTCGAAATGCGCAACATCTCCTCGTTCAACGGTCAGCCGCGCGTCTACGTTGGCGTCAATCCGACGCTGGACGCGGATCAAATCAAGGCGACCCAGCGTCTGCGCGCCCTCCTCACGAAGATCGAAGCGCAGTTCCCGCAGCTGCACTTCAACGAGATCGACGCTCCGGCGGACTACACCGCGAAGATGCTGACCGGGGTCGGCCAGTCCCTGATCGAGGGCATCGTGCTGACAGCTATCGTCATGCTGCTGTTCCTCCATGCATGGCGTAATGCGGTCGTGGTGTTCCTTGCGATCCCCACCTCGATTCTCTCGACGTTCATTCTGATGAAGCTCGCCGGCTTCCACATCGATTCGATGTCCATGATGGGGCTTTCGCTCATCATCGGAATACTCGTCGACGACTCCATCGTCGTGCTGGAAAACATCACGCGACATCGAGACATGGGTGAAGACGCGACGACGGCCGCGATCAACGGGCGTACGGAAATCGGTGGCGCGGCAGTCGCTATTACCATGGTGGACGTCATCGTCTTCCTACCGATCGCCTTCATCTCGGGCATCGTCGGCGCCTATCTGCGCGAGTACGCCATCGTGGTCGTGACGGCGACACTCTTCTCGCTCCTGGTCTCGTTCACGCTCACACCGCTGCTCGCGGCGAGGTGGAGCGTCGTCAAGCGCTCGGAGGCGACGCCGCGCTGGCTGCTCGCGCTCGACGACCGGCGCATCGACTTGGTTCTGCTCCTGCTGGCCGCCGGAATGTTTGCGGTCGGAACGTTCACGGGTTGGTTCGTACTCAACGCGATCGGGATATTCGTCTTCGCATTGCTCCTGCTCAATGCGTTCGTGCATCGCTACGATCGCATCGTGAGCGCGTATCACACGCGATTCCTTCCGTTTGCCTTACTTCACGGGCCGTTGGTGGCCTTCGTGTGCAGCGTCCTCTTGCTCAACGCGTTTACGCTGCTTGCCGGCGGCGGGTTCGTCACGGTTGCCGTCGACGCGCTCCTGATCGGCGCGTGCGCAATCGCGCACGGCATAGGCGCATACCTGCGCCGGTCGTTCCCCACGCCGCACCTTGGTGCGTGGTACCTCGCGCCGCTACGCTTCGTCCGCAGCCTCGGCACGGCAAGCAAGCGCGTCACGCTCGCCACGTTCGCCATTCCCATTGCCGCCGGATTGATCATGTTGCCGCTTGGCCGGGTGAGCTTCAGCCCGTTCCCGGCGCAGCAGACCGGCGAGATGGCGATGACCGTCACCTACCCTCCCGGCACCCCGATCGCGACGACGAACCGGTACGTGACGCAGCTCGAAGAGGCGATCATGCGCCTCGACGGCGTCAAGTCGGTGAGCGCGACGGTCGGACGCAAACAGGCAGGGTGGAGCAGCTTTACCGGCGGGAACTACGCGCAGCTCTCGGCAGCGATGCAAGACGATCGCATCAAAGACACCAACGCGACCATCGCCAAGATCCGCCGGCTGGCCTATCTCGTGCCCGGCGGCGTTTTGGCCGTCGCGGGCGATAGCGGTAACGGCGGATCGGACCTGCAGTACTCGATCACCGGCCCCGACGCGGCGATCGGCCCCGCGGCCGAGAAGATTGCCACGTTCATTCGCTCGCTTCCGGGAACCGTGAACGTGCAGACGAGCGCCGAGACGGGGGCGCCGCGCTTGAACGTCGACGTCGATCGCTCGAAGTGTGAAATTCTCGGCGTCAATCCGTCCGACGTCGCACAGGTCGCGCGCATCGCCGTCGACGGTGCCGTCGCGACGCGCGTGCGCACGGCGACGGGCCTCGTGGACGTGCGCGTTCAGTTCCCGCTTGCAGATCGCACGACCGTCGCGGAGCTGAGGAACGTTAAAGTGCGCACGAACGACGGCTCGCTGATACCGATCGGAGACGTCGCGAGCTTCACGTGGACGCTGGCGCCGACGAAGATCGAGCGTTTGAATCGCCAGCGCGTCGTCAACGTCTACGGAGACTTGCTGCCCGGATATTCGCTTGGCCAAGTCGAGGGGCCGTTGCAGAAGGAGCTGCAGATGCCTGGCTTCCTTCCCGTCGGCGTCGGGCTGGTATCGCAAGGAAACTCGCAACTGATGGACGAGGCGTTCTTCAACATGTTCATCGCGCTGGTTGCGTCCTTTGCGCTCGTCTACGTGCTCATGGTGATCCTCTACGGCTCGTTCCTCGAGCCGCTGATCGTGATGTTCTCCGTGCCGCTCGCCATCATCGGCGCGCTCATGCTCCTCGCGCTGATGGCGCGGCTCGAGCCGCAGCAGGGGCAGTCGCTGAACATCATCTCGGTGCTCGGGGTCATCATGCTCTTCGGCTTGGTTGCCAAGAACGGCATCCTGCTCGTCGATTACTCGAACACCATGCGCAGGCGCGGCTTGCGCGTGCGTGACGCGGTACTGCAGGCGGCATCCGTTCGCTTCCGGCCGATCATCATGACGACGGCAGCGATGATCTTCGGCATGCTGCCGTTGGCGCTCGGTTACGCCGAGGGCGGCGAGTGGCGCCAAGCGATCGGGACGGTGATCATTGGCGGCCTTCTCAGCAGCCTCGTCCTCACGCTCTTCCTCGTGCCGATGATCTACAATACCTGGATGGGCGCGCTCGAACGGCGCGCGGACCGGCACGCGCTCGTCGCGGAGATGGAACCGGTCCGAACGTAA